One Desmodus rotundus isolate HL8 chromosome 4, HLdesRot8A.1, whole genome shotgun sequence DNA segment encodes these proteins:
- the ZEB1 gene encoding zinc finger E-box-binding homeobox 1 isoform X3 — protein sequence MTSHKSGRDQRHVTQSGGNRKFKCTECGKAFKYKHHLKEHLRIHSGEKPYECPNCKKRFSHSGSYSSHISSKKCISLMPVNGRPRTGLKTSQCSSPSLSASPGSPTRPQIRQKIENKPLQEQLSVNQIKTEPVDYEFKPIVVASGINCSTPLQNGVFSGGGPLQATSSPQGVVQAVVLPTVGLVSPISINLSDIQNVLKVAVDGNVIRQVLENNQANLASKEQETISASSIQQGGHSVISAISLPLVDQDGTTKIIINYSLEQPSQLQVVPQNLKKENPTATNSCKSEKLPEDLTVKSEKDKSFEGGVNDSTCLLCDDCPGDINALPELKHYNLKQPAQPPPLPAPEAEKPESSAASGSGDGNLSPSQPPLKNLLSLLKAYYALNAQPSAEELSKIADSVNLPLDVVKKWFEKMQAGQISVQSSEPSSPEPGKVNIPAKNDDQPQSTDANDSQDSTINLQSPLKITNSPVLPVGSAVNGSRSITSSPSPLNLSSSRSTQGYLYTAEGAQEEPQVEPLDLSLPKQQGELLERSTITSVYQNSVYSVQEEPLNLSCAKKEPQKDSCVTDSEPVVNVLPPSANPINIAIPTVTAQLPTIVAIADQNSVPCLRALAANKQTILIPQVAYTYSTTVSPAVQEPPLKVIQPNGNQDERQDTSSEGVSNVEDQNDSDSTPPKKKMRKTENGMYACDLCDKIFQKSSSLLRHKYEHTGKRPHECGICKKAFKHKHHLIEHMRLHSGEKPYQCDKCGKRFSHSGSYSQHMNHRYSYCKREAEERDSMEQEEAGPEVLTSEHVGVRASPSQVDSDDRESLTREEDEDSEKEEEEEEDKEMEELQEEKECGKPQVDEEEEEEEVEMEEEEEEEEEEEGEEAENEGEGTKTEGAVKDDGAVNHVSSLEQKGSQNSEQVSEQKTNEA from the exons gaGAGAAGCCATATGAATGCCCAAACTGCAAGAAACGTTTTTCCCATTCTGGTTCCTATAGCTCACACATAAGCAGTAAGAAATGTATCAGCTTGATGCCTGTGAATGGGCGACCAAGAACAGGACTCAAGACATCTCAGTGTTCCTCACCGTCTCTTTCAGCATCGCCAGGCAGTCCCACGCGACCACAAATACGGCAAAAGATAGAGAATAAACCCCTTCAAGAACAACTTTCTGTAAACCAAATTAAAACTGAACCTGTGGATTATGAATTCAAACCCATAGTGGTTGCTTCAGGAATCAACTGTTCAACCCCTTTACAAAATGGGGTTTTTAGTGGTGGTGGCCCATTACAGGCAACCAGTTCTCCTCAGGGTGTGGTGCAAGCTGTTGTTCTGCCAACAGTTGGTTTGGTGTCTCCCATAAGTATCAATTTAAGTGATATTCAGAATGTACTTAAAGTGGCAGTAGATGGTAATGTAATAAGGCAAGTTTTGGAGAATAATCAAGCCAATCTTGCATCCAAAGAACAAGAAACAATCAGTGCTTCATCCATACAGCAAGGTGGCCATTCTGTTATTTCAGCCATCAGTCTTCCTTTGGTTGATCAAGATGGAACAACCAAAATTATCATTAACTACAGTCTTGAACAACCTAGCCAACTTCAAGTtgttcctcaaaatttaaaaaaagaaaatccaaccGCAACAAACAGTTGCAAAAGTGAAAAGTTACCAGAAGATCTTACTGTTAAATCTGAGAAGGACAAAAGCTTCGAAGGAGGAGTGAATGATAGCACTTGCCTTCTGTGTGACGATTGTCCAGGAGATATTAATGCACTTCCAGAATTAAAGCACTATAACCTAAAGCAGCCTGCTCAGCCGCCTCCACTCCCTGCACCAGAAGCTGAGAAGCCCGAGTCCTCTGCTGCTTCAGGCTCTGGAGATGGCAATTTGTCCCCCAGTCAGCCACCATTAAAGAACCTCTTGTCTCTTCTGAAAGCATATTATGCTTTGAATGCACAGCCCAGTGCAGAAGAGCTCTCAAAAATTGCTGACTCAGTAAACCTACCACTGGATGTAGTAAAAAAGTGGTTTGAAAAGATGCAAGCTGGACAGATTTCAGTGCAGTCTTCTGAACCGTCTTCTCCTGAACCAGGCAAAGTAAATATCCCTGCAAAGAATGATGATCAGCCCCAATCTACAGATGCAAATGATTCCCAGGACAGCACAATAAATCTACAGAGTCCTCTGAAGATAACTAACTCTCCAGTTTTACCAGTAGGATCAGCCGTCAATGGTTCCAGAAGTATTACATCCTCCCCATCACCTCTAAACCTTTCTTCATCCAGAAGTACACAGGGTTACTTGTACACAGCAGAAGGTGCACAAGAAGAGCCACAAGTAGAACCTCTTGATCTTTCACTACCAAAGCAACAGGGAGAATTATTGGAAAGGTCAACTATCACTAGTGTTTACCAGAACAGTGTTTATTCTGTCCAGGAAGAACCCTTGAACTTGTCTTGCGCAAAAAAGGAGCCACAAAAGGACAGTTGTGTTACAGACTCAGAACCAGTTGTAAATGTACTCCCACCAAGTGCCAACCCCATAAATATTGCTATACCTACAGTCACTGCCCAGTTACCCACAATCGTGGCCATTGCTGACCAGAACAGTGTTCCATGCTTGCGAGCACTAGCTGCCAACAAGCAGACTATTTTGATTCCCCAGGTGGCTTACACATACTCAACTACAGTTAGCCCTGCAGTCCAGGAACCACCCTTGAAAGTGATCCAGCCAAATGGAAatcag GATGAAAGACAGGACACTAGCTCAGAAGGAGTATCAAATGTAGAGGATCAGAATGACTCTGATTCCACACCAcccaaaaagaaaatgagaaagacagaaaatggaaTGTATGCTTGTGATTTGTGTGATAAGATATTCCAAAAGAGTAGCTCATTATTGAGACATAAATATGAACACACAG GAAAAAGGCCTCACGAGTGTGGAATCTGTAAAAAGGCATTTAAACACAAACATCATTTGATTGAACACATGCGATTACATTCTGGAGAAAAGCCCTATCAATGTGACAAATGCGGAAAGCGTTTCTCGCACTCTGGGTCTTATTCTCAACACATGAATCATCGCTACTCCTactgcaagagagaagcagaggaacGTGATAGCATGGAGCAGGAAGAGGCAGGACCTGAGGTCCTAACCAGCGAGCATGTTGGTGTGAGGGCATCTCCCTCACAGGTCGACTCAGATGACAGAGAGAGTTTGACAAGGGAAGAGGATGAAGACagtgaaaaagaagaggaggaggaggaggataaagaGATGGAAGAACtacaggaagagaaggaatgtGGAAAACCACAagtggatgaggaggaggaagaggaagaagtagagatggaggaggaggaggaggaggaggaagaggaggagggtgaggaggcagagaaTGAGGGAGAAGGAACAAAAACTGAAGGTGCCGTGAAGGATGATGGAGCTGTAAATCACGTGAGCAGCTTAGAACAAAAAGGAAGCCAGAATAGTGAGCAAGTGtctgaacaaaaaacaaatgaagcctAA